The window CAAGGGCGGTGCCAACGCCCTCAACCTCTACACCGCCAAGCTCGGCCAGTCGCTGCTCGGCTGGGCGACCTTCCCCAGCTCCTACCGGTCGAACCCGAGCGACGACGGCGTGGTCATCCTCGACAGCTCGTTCCCCGGCGGCTCGGCCACCAACTACAACGAGGGCGACACCGTCACCCACGAGGTCGGCCACTGGCTCGGGCTGTACCACACCTTCCAGGGCGGTTGCGGCGGCCAGGGCGACTACGTCTCGGACACCCCGGCCGAGAAGACCGCCGCGTACCAGTGCCCGGCCGGCCGCGACACCTGCACGGCCACCGGCGTCGACCCGATCCACAACTTCATGGACTACACCTACGACTCCTGCATGACCCAGTTCACCCCCGGCCAGGTCGCCAGGATGTCCAACTCCTGGGCCGCCTACCGGGCCTGACGGGCCGTCCGTCCAGAGACCCTGGCGGGTGCGCGGGCAACGAGGCCCGCGCACCCGCCAGTACCAGTCTCCGCCCCCGGCCCGTCCGCCGGACCCGCGGGCGCGTCACGCTTCTTGGGTCCCGGGGCGGGACCGCACAGGGTTCGAAAGTGTTCGACGTCTTCGGCGTGGCAATTAGCGGCCATATGCCCGTATTGATCTATGTTTGCCTGGTCAGCGGCAGGTGAAGCCGAGGTAGTCGAACAAGGAGCAGCGGCATGGCCGACAGCGCGGAACCCCTGATCGTCGTCGGCGTGGACGGCTCGCCCGCCTCGGAGCGGGCGCTGCGCTGGGCGATCGACTACGCCAGGCTGGCCGGCGGCGGCGTCCGGGCGATCGCCGCCTGGGAGTACCCGGCGTTCTACGGCTGGGCCGGGCTCGCGATGCCCCCGGCCGAGGGCTTCAATCCCGAGGAACTGGCCGGGCGGACGCTCTCCGAGACGGTCGCCAAGGTCGCCGGGGCCGACGCCGGGGTCCGGATCGCCGAGACGGTGATGCCCGGCAACGCCGCGCAGGCCCTGCTGGAGGCGGCCCAGGGCGCCGCCCTGCTGGTGGTCGGCAGCCGGGGCCTCGGCGGATTCTCCGGCGCCCTGCTCGGATCCGTCAGCCGCCACCTCACCGAACACGCCCCCTGCCCGGTCGTCGTGGTGCGCGAGAAGTAGGCCCCGCCGACCGTGTCGGCGCCGGCCGGCGGGGGAGGATGGGGGCATGCCTGAAGGTGACTCCGTCTACCGTGTGGCGGCCCGGTTGCACGAGGAACTGGCCGGCCGGGTGCTGACCGCGGCCGATCTGCGGGTGCCCGCGCACGCCACCGCCGATCTGACCGGGCGGCGGGTGCTGGAGGTCGCCCCGCGCGGCAAGCACCTGCTGACCCGGCTCGACGGCGGCCTCACCCTCCACACCCATCTGCGGATGGACGGCCGCTGGGCGGTCTACGGCCCCGGCGAGCGATGGTCGGGCGGACCCGCCTGGCAGATCCGGGCCGTCCTCGGCACCGAGCACAGCACGGCGGTCGGCTACCGGCTGCCCGTCGTCGAGCTGCTGCGCACCGCCGAGGAGGAGCGGGTCGTCGGCCACCTCGGGCCCGACCTGCTCGGCCCCGACTGGGACGCGGGCGAGGCCGTCCGCCGGCTCCTGGCCCAGCCCGGTCGGCCGCTCGCCGAGGCGCTGCTCGACCAGCGCAACCTGGCCGGCATCGGCAACGTCTACGCCAATGAGCTCTGCTTCCTCGCCGGGGTCACCCCGTGGACTCCGGTCGGCGAACTCCCTCGCCCCGAAAGGCTGGTGGAGCGCTCCCAGCAGATCCTCGACGCCAACCGGCTGCGCCCCGGGCACGTCACCACCGGCGACACCCGGCCGGGCCGCCGGCACTGGGTGTACGGCCGGGCCGGGCGGCCGTGCGCGCGCTGCGGCACGGTCGTCCGGACGGCGACCCAGGGCACGCCGCCACAGGAGCGGGTGGCGTTCTGGTGCCCGCACTGCCAGCGCGGGCCGGCCCCCGGGACGCGGACCGCTACTCGACCAGGGCCGGGTGGCGCGGGTCGTCGACCCGGACGGTGAGGTCGGCCGCCTCGGCGGGGACGGTCTCGGCCGCGTAGCGGGCGAACGCGGGCAGCGTCCACTGCTCCTGGGCCGGAGTGCGGCGGGCCAGCGCGGCCGGGGTGAGCGCCAGGTGGACGGTCAGCTCCAGCGGCAGCCAGCGGCCGAGCAGCAGCGCGCCGTCCAGCAGCAGCACGCCGCCGGGCGGCAGCGGCGTGTACGGCGCGCGGGTCGCCCGGTCGGTGACCGGGTCGCGCAGCGACGGCAGGACGAGGCCGGTGCCGCCGGGCTCCAGAGGGTCCAGCACCTCGCGCAGCAGGGCGCCGTCGTCCAGCCAGAGGTCGTGGTAGGCGTCCGGGTCCTGCTTGCCGTACTCCAGCCGGACCGAGGCCGGGCGGAGGAAGGCGGCCGCCGACACCCGCAGGGTGGGGCGGCCGCGCTCCCGCAGCGGCTCCACCAGCGCGTCGGCGAGTGCGTCGGGCCGGGCGGCCGGGGCGCCGTCCACGGCGACCCGCAGCCACCGCTCACCGGCTCCGGGCAGGGCGGTGACGCGGTCGGCGAGGCGCTCGGCGAGCCGGTCGGGCGAGATCGGGTGTACCTGCACGCCGCCATCCTCCCCCGTCGCCGGGGCGGCGGCGGGACCGGGGCCGCGCAGCGGTGACCGCGGGTCAGGCGAGCGGGAGCGCGTGCAGGACGTCGTCGTGGCCGGCGTACAGGCGGGTCGCGTCGTGGGAGAGCGACCAGACGTCCACCCCGGGGCCGGAGTCGCGGAAGGTCCAGCGCTCCTCGCCGGTGGCGGCGTCCAGGGCGCGGACGCCCGCGGCGGCCGGACCGGGCACGTAGAGGACCGGCCCGGCGAGCAGCGGGCTGCTGCGGCGGTCCAGCCGGAACGGCAGGCGGTGCTCCCAGACCTGGGCCCCGGTGTCCGCGGCGTGGGCGGTGACCAGGCCGTTGTCGCGGAACAGGTGGACCAGGGCGCCACCGGCGACCGGCGGCAGCAGCCGCCACTCGTCGGCCGGCCCCGGGACGACCGACCAGTGCGGGCCGCCGTCCGCCACCCGCAGGGCCCGCAGCCCGGCCGGGCCCTGCGGGGCGTAGACGTGCTCCGGATCGGTGACCGCCCAGCCCGTGCCCCTGTCGGTGGGCACCGTCCAGAGCCGCTTGCCGGTGGCGGCCTCCAGCAGGCGCAGGCCGCCGGCCGAGCCGTCGAAGGCCGGCACCCGGCCCCCGGCCGCGGTGAGCGGGGAGAGCGGCCGCTCCCCCTCGGACGGACGGGACCAGAGCACCCGGCGGTCCGTGACGTGCACCGCGAAGAGCCGGCCGTCCCCGGTGAACGGCCGGGGCTGGAACTCGCCGTACACGACGTCGCCCGCGCAGCCGAACAGCGTGACGGTGCCGTTGCCCAGCTCCTCCGGCAGCGGCAGGCTCCACTCGGCGGCCGGGTCGGTGAGGTGGTGGCTGTCGAGGTGGCCGTTGGAGGTGGTGAACACCCGGTCGGGGCCCACCACCACATGGGCGCCCGGCTGCTGCACGTCGTTCGGCCAGTCCGCCTTGGCCGCGGCGAACGACAGCAGCCGCAGCGGCCTGCCGTCGGCCGGGTCGAGCACTTGGAGCCCCTCGCGGGTGAGGAAGACGGGGACGGCCGGGCGGCCGGTCAGCCGCTCGGACGCCATCGCCTCCCGGCCCCGGTACGTCCAGAGCGGCTGCGGTCCGGCGACGCGGGTCGGCAGCGGCCGGGGCGGAGCGGGCGCCGGTCCGTCCGCCGAGCGGGCGAACGCCCAGACCGCGGCGCCCGCCGCGAGCACCCCGGCGCCGGTCAGCAGCCGCCGCCGGGTCAGCCGCGGCCCGCCGCCCGCCTCGGAGCCGCCGCTCAGCACGTCGGCCGGTTCGGCCGGCCGGTCGTCGCTCTCGCCGTCCCACTGCCAGGCGGCGCCGGCCTCCTCGGTCTGCGCCGGTCGGGCACGGTCGGACGGTGCCGGCTGCATGGACGTACTCGTTTCCCCGGGGCAGCCGCTGCGCTGCGCTGTCCGAGTGAGGATATCGAAGCGCGTCCGGACGGTTCGCGGGCGGCCGGTGCCGGGGCGGCGCCCGGCCACCCGGACGAGGGCCGCCGGCCCCGGCGGGCCGCCTCAGCTGCCGTGGTCGGCCAGCTCGGCGAGCACCTGGGCGTGGCAGGCGAGCGGGACGCACCAGCAGCCGAGCCGGCGGCCGCGCAGCTCCGGCAGCAGGGCGAGCAGGTCCGGCCGGTCCAGCAGGTAGGCGCGGTACTCGACGAGCATCCGCTCCCGGCTGAGGTCCGGTCCGGGCCGGTAGGGGCAGTGCAGCGGGGACTCGTCGAGGTGCCAGCCGCCGCGGTGCATCGCCCGCCCGACGTAGACGACGTCGGCGTAGTCGGGATCGTCGCGATGGCCCTTGAGGTTGACCACGGTGGTGCGGCCCGGATCGGTCGGCATGGTGACCATGCTGGCGCGGTCCGGCCCGGGCGGCACGCGGGGCTCGCCTTGACAGTCCCTTGACCCGGGCGTAGCAAGAGAAGATGCGCCAGGGTGTGCCGGCGGACCGGCCCGGTCCGCATGTGACCGGCGGGACTCGGGCGACGCGACCCGACGCGCGCCGCCCCCGGGAGCGCGATGCCGTGGCCGGGGCGACGCACGAGCGGGACGCGCTGCTCGCGACCGCCGTCCGCAGGGTGCTCGCCGAGACCGACGCGTACGGCGGGATGGTCTACCTGCGGGCCCGGGACCGGCGCTCACTGGTGCTCTGCACCATCGCGGGTGTGCCGCTGTCGATCATCGCCCAGTTCCGGCGGATCGCCGCGGCCGGGCCGATGCCGGTGGCGGTCAGCTTCCGCACCGGCCGGGTGGTCGCGCTGGCCGACACCGAGGACACCATGCGGCGCTTCCCGCAGATGGCCGTCGGCATGCCCTACGACTTCGCCTCCGCCTGCGTGCCCGTCAAGGCGGGCAAGGAGACGTACGGGGTGATCGGCGTGCTCTGGGCCGCCTCGGACGAAGGCGTGCCGGCGGGCGCGCAGCGGCACCTGCGGTCGGTGGCCGACGGGCTGGCCGCCGCGCTGGCGGCGCTGGACGGGAACGGGCGGCTGATCGAACCCAATGGCGAGACCGCCGTGGTCGAGCTGGCGCCACCGTCCCCGCCGACCACCAGGGTCGGCCTGTTCGACTGGAACCTGGCCACCGGGGCGCTCGCCGTCGACGAGCCGTTCTGCGAGATCTTCGGGATGTCGCCCGCCGAGTTCGACGGCCGGGCGGCCACCCTGACCACCCGGATCGCCCCCGGCGACCTGCCGGAGCTCCGGGCCGCCGCCCGGGCCGCGCTGGACGAGGGCCGGATGCTGGCCGCCCGGGTCCGGGTGCTCGACCACGACGGCCACCCCTATCCGGTCGAGCTCTGGGGCCGGGTGCCCGAGACCGCCGGGCCGGACGGCCGCACCCACCTGGTCGGCGCCGTGCTGGACACCCGGACCGGCACCGCCGCGGCCGAAGCCGTCGAGCGGCTGCGCGACGGCGTCTTCTCGCTGGACCCGGACGGCCGGATCACCTACGCCAACCGCAGCGTCGAGCTGCTGCTGCACGCCCGCCGCGAGGACCTGGTCGGCCACCACCCGTGGGACGTGCTGCCCTGGCTCTCCGACCCGGTCTACGAGAACCGCTACCGCGCCGCGATGGTCTCCCAGCAGCCCACCGCCTTCCTCGCGGCCCGCCCGCCGGACGGCTGGCTGGCGTTCTCGCTCTACCCGGACACCCACGGCGTCACCGGTCGGGTGGTCGCCGCCGAGCCGCCCGCCGGCGCGCCGGAGCCGCCGGCCGAACCCCCGCCCGGCGCCCGGACCAGCGTCGGGGCCATGTACCACCTGCTCCAGCTGGCCAGCGCGCTGAGCGAGGCCGTCACCGTCCGGGAGGTCTGCCGGGCCGTCGCCGACCAGATCCTGCCGGCCTTCGGCGGCCAGGAGCTCGCCATCTACACCGTCCGCGACAAGCGCCTCCACCTGGTATCCCAGAGCGGCTACCCGGACGGCTTCCTGGACCGCTTCGAGGGCACCCCGATCGGCGCCCGGGTGCCCGGCGCCGAGGCGCTCAGCTCCGGCACACCGATCTTCTTCGAGTCCGTCCACGAACTCGCCGCCGCCTACCCCGGCATCGCCCTGGACGAGATGCGCGCCTGGGCGTTCCTGCCGCTGATCGCCTCCGGCCACCCGGTCGGCAGCTGCATCATCGGCTTCGACGAGTCCCGCGCCTTCACCCTGGAGGAACGCGGGCTGCTCACCGCCCTCGGCGGCTTCATCGCCCAGGCCCTGGAGCGGGCCCGGCTCTACGACGCCGAGTTCGCCCTCGCCCGCGGCCTCCAGCAGGCCCTGCTGCCGCACCGGCTGCCGCGCCTGGAGAACGTCCGGATCACCGCCCGCTACCTGCCCGGCACCCAGGGGATGGAGATCGGCGGCGACTGGTACGACGCCATCGTCACCGGCCACGACCTCAACCTGGTGATCGGCGACGTCGAGGGCCACAGCGTCGGCGCCGCCGCCACCATGGGCCAGCTGCGCAGCGCGGTCCGGGCCTTCGCCGCCAGCGGCCACCCGCCGGACCAGGTGCTCGCGCAGACCAACCGGCTGCTGCTCGACCTCGACCCCGGGCTGCTCGCCAGCTGCTGCCTGATCCGGCTCACCCCCGCCGACGGCACCGCCAGGATCGCCCGGGCCGGCCACCTCCCGCCGGTGCTGCGCCACCCGGACGGCAGCACCGAGGCGCTGTACGTGGCGGGCGGGCCGCTGCTTGGCGTCGACCACTGGGCCGAGTACCCGGTGAGCGAGTTCCGGATGGCGCCGGGCTCGCTGCTCGCGCTCTACACGGACGGGCTGGTCGAGGACCCCGCGGTGGAGATCGACCACGGCGTGGACCGGCTGCGCGACGCCCTCACCGGACCGGCCGGCGCGGCCGGCGACGCGGAGGACGGGCTGGAACGGCTGGCGGAGCGGCTGCTGCAGGAGGTCGGCTCCACCGACCGGGTGGACGACGTGGCGCTGATGCTCACCGCCTACGGGTGAGCCGGCCGCAGCCGCCGACGGAGCCCGCGACTTTCGTCGGCCCGCGACTTTCGTCGGGGCGGGCAACGACGAACGGTGGCGGTGCCCGGGCGGGCCGCTTCGCTAACCTCGCGGCGTGGACGCGATAGCGAAGGCCTGGTCGAGGGCGGTACGAGCGGCGCTGCCCGGGCCCTGGCGGCCCTGGACGGTGGCCCGGGAGGCCGTCGGCGCGCTGCTGGTGGGCGCGCTCGCGGCGCTGATCGAGATGGTCTCCCACACCTGCCTCTGGCCGGTCGTCGGCCTCGGTGCGGCCGTGCTCTTCCTGCTCCGGCGCGCCCTGCCCTCGACCGTGCTGCTGCTCGCGGCCGGCGCCTGCGGCTGGTTCGGCGGGACACTGCCGCTGCTGGTCTTCGCCGGCTGGTCGGCCGGCGCCCGGGTGAAGCGGGTCGGTGTGCTGGCCGGCTCGTTCGCCGGTGCCTTCCTGCTGACGACGGCCGTCAGCGCCGTGAAGGAGGCCGGGTCGACGCCGATCAAGCTGACGATCGGGCTCTCGCTGGGCGGGTTCCTGCTGATCGCCGTGCTGCCCGCGCTCTGGGGCCGCTACCGGGCCCAGCGCCGGGCACTGCTGGACGCGCTGCGCGAGCGCAACGAGCAGCTGCTGCGCGAGCGTGCCATGGTGGCGCACCAGGCCAGGCTGCGCGAGCGGCACCGGATAGCCCAGGACATGCACGACAGCCTGGGCCACCAGCTCGCCCTGATCTCCGTCCACTCCGGCGCGCTGGAGGTCGACCGCACCCTGTCCGACCGGCAGCGGGAGGCGGTCGGCGTGCTGCGGCTGGCCGCCGTCACCGCGATGCGCGAGCTGCGCGAGGTGGTCGGCGTGCTGCACGACGAGTCGAGCGCCCGGGAGCCGGCCCCGGTCGGCGGGCCGGCCGGCGCCACCGTGCGCACCGGTGGCACGGAGGGCATCGAGAAGCTGGTCGAGTCCTCCCGGGCGGCCGGGACGACGGTCTCCTTCGGCGAGGACGGCGAGCGCCGACCCGCGGCCGCCAGCGTCGGCCAGGCCGCGTACCGGATCGTCCAGGAGGCGCTCACCAACGCGCACAAGCACGCCCCCGGCGCGCCCATCTCGGTGGCGCTGCGCTACGAGCCGGACGCCCTGGTGGTCGAGGTGGCCAACCCCCGCGCCCCGGAGCCGGCCGAAGTGCCGGCGGGTGGCCGGGTCGCGCCGGTCAGCGGCGGTCAGGGGCTGACCGGACTGCGTGAGCGGGCCCGGCTGGTCGGCGGGATGGTGCACGCCGGGCCGACCGCCGAGGCCGGGTTCCGGCTCGCCGCGGTGCTCCCCTACGAGGGGGCCGGCGGCGATCCGGCCGCCGCCCCGGGCGCGGCCGGCGAGGAGGAGGCCTGGGTGCGGGACGTGCTGCCGGAGGTCGGGAGCGGGTCCGGCGACCGGCGGCGGCGCAGCCCGGCGATCGGCTGCGCGGTCGGCGGGGTGGTGGTGCTGCTCACCGTGCTCGGCCTGCTGGTCTGGGGTGTGGTGGCCTTCATCGGCGCCGCGGGCGACGCGACCGTGCCGCGCGGGCTGTACGACTCGCTCCAGGAGGGCACTCCCGAGGCCGAGGTGGGGGGCCGCCTCCCGATCGGCAACAGCCTCTTCACCCAGGACTACGAGGGCAGCGGCCCGACCCCGCCGGCCGGTTCCTCCTGCCGCTACTTCGTCTACGGGACCACGGGCGGCCTGGGGAGCGAGGAGGAGGTGGCGCGGTTCTGCTTCAAGGACGGCGTGCTGCTGGAGAAGCAGCACTACCCGGCCCGGTCCTGACGCCTCGCCACCGGGGCCGCCCGGGCCGGTGACCGGTCGGCCAGCGAGATGTGAGGATGGTGGCGAGCAGCGCCACCCGCACCACATCGAGGGGATGACCAGCAGTGATCCGAGTCCTCGTCGCCGACGACGAGCCGCTCATCCGGGCCGGGATCAGGATGATCCTGTCCTCCGCCGACGACATCGACGTGGTCGCCGAGGCCGCGGACGGCCGGCAGGCCCTCGACCTCGCGCTGGCCCACCGGGTCGACGTCGTCCTGCTGGACATCCAGATGCCGGTCATGGACGGGCTGACCGCCCTCGGCGAGCTGCGCCGGGTGGTGCCCGGCGCGCGGGCGCTGATCCTCACCACCTTCGGGGAGCGCGACAACGTCCTGCGCGCCGTCACGGAGGGCGGGGCCGGGTTCCTGCTCAAGGACACCGCGCCGGCCGAGCTGATCCAGGCCGTCCGCGCCGCCGCCACCGGCAACGCCTTCCTCTCTCCCGCCGCGACCAGGTACATCGTGGACTCGCTGGCCGGCGCCCGCAGCGGCCCGGCCGCGGCCCGGGGCGCGTCCGCCCGGCAGCGGCTGGAGGTGCTGACCGCGCGCGAGCTGGAGGTTCTGGCCCTGCTGGGCGAGGGGCTCTCCAACGCCGACGCCGGCGCCCGGATCCACATGAGCGAGGCGACGGTGAAGACGTACGTCAGCCGGATCCTGGCCAAGCTGGGCTGCGAGAACCGGGTGCAGGCGGCGCTGCTGGCGCGCGACGCGGGGCTGGGTGGCGGGATCTGACCCGGCCGGGTGCCCGGTGCCGGGTTCCCGGTCAGCGGGTGGCGATCCGCAGGGCGAGCCGGGTGTTGGAGTGGGCGACGCCCGCCTCGTGCTTCAGCCGGCGCAGCAGCTGGTCGAGTCCGGCGGCGTCGGCCACCCGGGCGCGCAGCAGGTAGTCGTACTCGCCGGTGACATGGGCGGCCTCGGTGACGCCGGGCAGTCGTAGCGCGGTGGTCTCGAAGGCGTCGCTGTCCGTCTCCGGGCGCAGCCGGACGTCGACGAAGACGGTCAGGCCCGGACGGGCGGTGTCGGCGGCCGGGTCGACCAGGGCGGTGAAGCCCCGGATCACACCGCTGCGGACCAGCCGGCGGACCCGGTCGGCCGTCGCGTTGGCACTCAGGCCCACCCGGGCGCCGAGGTCGCGGTAGGAGATCCGCGCGTCCGCGCGCAGTTCGCCGATGATTTCGCTGTCGAGGGCATCCATACCGCGATTGTCGCGGCCCTGGCCGGTTTTCGGCCGCCGTTGTCGCGGCGGGTGGGCCACGGTGGCGCCATGACTTTCGGGACGGCCCTCGGGGCCGGGGTGACGGCGACGGACCCGATCCAGGCCGTGGCGGCCGCGGCGGGGCCGGCGGCGGCGGCGCTGGCGGGCGTCGGGGCGGGGCTGGGCGTGGCGGTGCCGCTGGGGGCGGTCGGGGTGCTGCTGCTGGAGGAGGGGCGGCGCGGGCGCGCGGCCGCGGTGAGTGCGGCGTGCGCGGTGGCCTGCGTGGACGCGGCGTACGCGGCGCTCGCCACGGCGCTCGGCTCCCGATGGGCATCTACCTCCGCCGGCTGGGAGTCCTGGGCCCGGATCGGCTCGGCGGTGGTGCTGGTGGTGGTGGCGGTCCGGGGGCTGCTCGGGCTGCGGCGGGCACCGGGCGGGCCGGCGGGCCCGGGCAGGGCGAACCGGGGCGGCAGGGCGGGCCGGGGCGGCGGGGCCTTCGTGGGCGCGGCGGGCGGGGGTGGGGCGGGGCCGGCGGGCCCTCCGGTCCGGGCTTTCCTGCGGTTCACCGCCCTGACCGCGGTGAATCCGACCACCGCGCTCTACTTCGCCGCCCTGGTCACGGGCGGTAGCGGCCCGCGGGGCGGCCCGGGTGGCGCGGCCTTCGTCGCCGGGGTGCTGGTGGCCTCGCTGCTCTGGCAGCAGGGGCTGGCGGCGGTGGGCGTCTCCGTGGGCGCGCGACTCTCGCCGCGGGCCCGGGCGCTCAGCCACTGCGTCGGGTACGGACTGGTCGTGTGCTACGCGCTGCGCATGGCGTGGCCACGCTGAGTGACAGGTGTGGGCGACGCCACGGGGGCGGCCCGCGGAACCGGGAACTCCGGTGGCGGTGGTGACGGTCAGTCGGCCCGCCATCGCTCTGGGTCGACGGTGTGGGAGGCCTCACAGATGGACAGGTGTGAGCGATGGCACGGAAATTGATCATTCGATCTTGGAAATGCGGTCAAACACGTAAATTTCGGGCACAGTTTCATGATCGATACCGCCGGTAACAGTCAACTGACCTGCGGCGTCCAAGAATTGCTTGAAGCCGCCCCGGGTGGGGCCGTAGCTTCATTGGCGGTGCAACGAGCACCACCCGGGTTCACCCCCGACGCACAGCCCGCCGACTGACCCCCGGCGCGAGGGCCGTGCCCGTTGACGCGACCGGCTCGAACAGGCCGTCGGCGAGCGAGGGTGGCCGGGGCGGCGCGGCACGTCCGACACGTGCCCGGCCGCCCGTCGAGTGAGGTGAGCGCGAAGGCCCTGCCAAGGGTCTGGTTCCGCCTGCCCGCCCGGGGCTTGTCGAGAGGACTTTCATGACGATCCGTAACGAGACCGCCGCTGCCACCACCAACACCACCACCGCCGGGAAGCGCCGCAGCCGTGCCCGTCTGGTGCTGGTCGGCGGGGCCGTCGCGGCCCTCCCGGTGGCCGGCCTCGTCACGGCCACCTCGGCCTCTGCCGCGTCCACCTCGACCTGGGACGCCGTCGCCCAGTGCGAGAGCGGTGGCAACTGGAGCATCAGCACCGGCAACGGCTTCTCCGGCGGACTGCAGTTCACCCCGTCCACCTGGGCCGCGTACGGCGGTACCGCCTACGCCTCGCAGGCCAACCAGGCCACCAAGGCGCAGCAGATCTCGGTCGCCGAGAAGGTGCTCGCCTCGCAGGGTCCCGGCGCCTGGCCGGTCTGCTCGGCGAAGGCCGGTCTGGCCAAGGGCGGCGCCCCGGCGGCCGTCGACACCGCCGCCCAGGCCGCCCCCAAGGCGCAGCAGCCGGCCAAGCCCGCCAAGCCCGCGCAGACCCCGCAGGCGAAGCAGGCCCCGGGCAAGGCCGCGCAGGGCGACCAGGCCCAGAAGTCGCAGAAGACCCAGTCCTGGAAGTCCCAGGACACCGCCAAGCCGGCCAAGCCGGCCGCCGCCGACCGGAACGGCTCCGGCGGCAGCTACACCGTCAAGAGCGGCGACACCCTGAGCGACATCGCGGCCAAGTTCAGCACCGACACCGCGAGCCTGCACGCCAAGAACGTCAAGGCGATCGGCGGCAACCCGGACCTCATCTTCCCGGGTCAGACCCTCAGCGTCTGACGCCCGCCCCGCACCTCGCACCGAGCGGCCGCCCCGTCCAGGGGCGGCCGCTCGGGCGCGTCGGTAGGGTCGACGCCATGCCCCGACTGATCGGTGACGGCGAGTTGACCAGCTCGGACGTGGTCGCCAACAACACCATGAACCGCGAGCGAGGGCTCAGCGGCGTCAACAGCTACACCCGGGAGCTGGGCTTCGACCCGGCCGGGTGGTTGGGCGGCCGCTGCGGCGCCCCCAGCTGGCTGGACCTGTGCAGCGGGGAGGGGCGGGCGCTCGTCGAGGCCGCCCACCGGCTGCCGACCGCGAGCGTGCTGACGGGTGTCGACCTGGTGGGCCCGTCGGCCCCGCCGGCCGCCCTGCCGGCGGGTGCGGCGCGGCTGGAGCTGGTGACGGCGGCGGTGGCGGACTGGGTCCCGGAGCGGGCCTACGACCTGATCACCTGTGTGCACGGACTGCACTACCTCGGCGACCAGCTCGGTGCGATCGCCCGTGCGGCGGGCCGGCTGGTGCCGGACGGGCGGTTCGCCGCGCACTTCGACCCGGATTCGGTGCGCCGGGCGGACGGATCGAGCGCCGCGCGCGCCGTCCTGACGGCGTTGCGCGCGGCGGGGTTCGAGTACCGGGCCCGGCGGCACCTGCTGGTGCTGGACGGTGGGCGGACCGTGCGCCTGCCGTTCGGGTACCTGGGGGCGGACCCGACGGCCGGTCCGAACTGGACCGGCCAGCCCGCGGTGGCCTCGTACTACCGGGAACAGCCGATTGTTGAAGATTGAACGCGACGTCCGAATACCGCCGGACTCGTGGGCGGCGCCGGTCGAGGATTGAGTCATGTCCGCGAACGAGTCAAGGAGTTCTGACGATATGACGATGACCCAGCTTGCGAAGCTCGACGGCAAGGTGGCCCTGGTGACCGGCGGCAGCCGGGGGATCGGGGAGGCGGTGGCCCTGCGGCTGGCCGAGGATGGCGCCGACGTCGTGGTCACCTACCAGGGCAGTGCGGAGCGGGCCGAGGCGGTCGCGGCCAAGATCACCGGCATGGGCCGGCGCGGCTGGGCCGTCCGGGCGGACAGTGCCGACCCGCAGGCCGTCCGGGCCGTGGTCGAGGCCGTGGCCGAGCGCTTCGGGCGGCTCGACATCCTGGTCAACAACGCCGGCGTCGGCGTGCTCGGCCCGATCGAGGAGCTCACGCTCGACGACGTGGACCGGGTGCTGGAGGTGAACGTCCGGGCGCCGTTCCTCTACGCCCAGGCGGCCTCGGCCCACCTGGCCGAGGGCGGGCGGATCGTCACGATCGGCAGCTGCGTCGCGAAGCACGTGGCCTTCCCCGGTGCCACGCTCTACGGGACGAGCAAGGCCGCCATGATCGGTCTCACCAAGGCGCTCTCGCGCGAGCTGGGCCCGCGGGGGATC of the Kitasatospora sp. NBC_01246 genome contains:
- a CDS encoding histidine kinase; its protein translation is MDAIAKAWSRAVRAALPGPWRPWTVAREAVGALLVGALAALIEMVSHTCLWPVVGLGAAVLFLLRRALPSTVLLLAAGACGWFGGTLPLLVFAGWSAGARVKRVGVLAGSFAGAFLLTTAVSAVKEAGSTPIKLTIGLSLGGFLLIAVLPALWGRYRAQRRALLDALRERNEQLLRERAMVAHQARLRERHRIAQDMHDSLGHQLALISVHSGALEVDRTLSDRQREAVGVLRLAAVTAMRELREVVGVLHDESSAREPAPVGGPAGATVRTGGTEGIEKLVESSRAAGTTVSFGEDGERRPAAASVGQAAYRIVQEALTNAHKHAPGAPISVALRYEPDALVVEVANPRAPEPAEVPAGGRVAPVSGGQGLTGLRERARLVGGMVHAGPTAEAGFRLAAVLPYEGAGGDPAAAPGAAGEEEAWVRDVLPEVGSGSGDRRRRSPAIGCAVGGVVVLLTVLGLLVWGVVAFIGAAGDATVPRGLYDSLQEGTPEAEVGGRLPIGNSLFTQDYEGSGPTPPAGSSCRYFVYGTTGGLGSEEEVARFCFKDGVLLEKQHYPARS
- a CDS encoding response regulator transcription factor, whose translation is MIRVLVADDEPLIRAGIRMILSSADDIDVVAEAADGRQALDLALAHRVDVVLLDIQMPVMDGLTALGELRRVVPGARALILTTFGERDNVLRAVTEGGAGFLLKDTAPAELIQAVRAAATGNAFLSPAATRYIVDSLAGARSGPAAARGASARQRLEVLTARELEVLALLGEGLSNADAGARIHMSEATVKTYVSRILAKLGCENRVQAALLARDAGLGGGI
- a CDS encoding Lrp/AsnC family transcriptional regulator, translated to MDALDSEIIGELRADARISYRDLGARVGLSANATADRVRRLVRSGVIRGFTALVDPAADTARPGLTVFVDVRLRPETDSDAFETTALRLPGVTEAAHVTGEYDYLLRARVADAAGLDQLLRRLKHEAGVAHSNTRLALRIATR
- a CDS encoding LysE family transporter, which translates into the protein MTFGTALGAGVTATDPIQAVAAAAGPAAAALAGVGAGLGVAVPLGAVGVLLLEEGRRGRAAAVSAACAVACVDAAYAALATALGSRWASTSAGWESWARIGSAVVLVVVAVRGLLGLRRAPGGPAGPGRANRGGRAGRGGGAFVGAAGGGGAGPAGPPVRAFLRFTALTAVNPTTALYFAALVTGGSGPRGGPGGAAFVAGVLVASLLWQQGLAAVGVSVGARLSPRARALSHCVGYGLVVCYALRMAWPR
- a CDS encoding LysM peptidoglycan-binding domain-containing protein is translated as MTIRNETAAATTNTTTAGKRRSRARLVLVGGAVAALPVAGLVTATSASAASTSTWDAVAQCESGGNWSISTGNGFSGGLQFTPSTWAAYGGTAYASQANQATKAQQISVAEKVLASQGPGAWPVCSAKAGLAKGGAPAAVDTAAQAAPKAQQPAKPAKPAQTPQAKQAPGKAAQGDQAQKSQKTQSWKSQDTAKPAKPAAADRNGSGGSYTVKSGDTLSDIAAKFSTDTASLHAKNVKAIGGNPDLIFPGQTLSV
- a CDS encoding class I SAM-dependent methyltransferase; this translates as MPRLIGDGELTSSDVVANNTMNRERGLSGVNSYTRELGFDPAGWLGGRCGAPSWLDLCSGEGRALVEAAHRLPTASVLTGVDLVGPSAPPAALPAGAARLELVTAAVADWVPERAYDLITCVHGLHYLGDQLGAIARAAGRLVPDGRFAAHFDPDSVRRADGSSAARAVLTALRAAGFEYRARRHLLVLDGGRTVRLPFGYLGADPTAGPNWTGQPAVASYYREQPIVED
- a CDS encoding SDR family NAD(P)-dependent oxidoreductase codes for the protein MTQLAKLDGKVALVTGGSRGIGEAVALRLAEDGADVVVTYQGSAERAEAVAAKITGMGRRGWAVRADSADPQAVRAVVEAVAERFGRLDILVNNAGVGVLGPIEELTLDDVDRVLEVNVRAPFLYAQAASAHLAEGGRIVTIGSCVAKHVAFPGATLYGTSKAAMIGLTKALSRELGPRGITANVVHPGPIDTELNPADGPSAEFQRGLTALGSYGRVEDVAATIAHLVGEDGRYITGAEIAVDGGLAA